A window of the Lactuca sativa cultivar Salinas chromosome 5, Lsat_Salinas_v11, whole genome shotgun sequence genome harbors these coding sequences:
- the LOC122197895 gene encoding secreted RxLR effector protein 161-like — MTQSHYIEKILKRFNFTECSPVSTPMDPGVKLMPNNGIPISQLEYSKAIGSLMYAMTSTKPDIAFVVGKFSRYTSNPSAQHWQAVNTVFKYLKGTMNYGLCYLGSPSVLEGNSDASWITNMEDHSSTSGWVFLLGGGAISWASKKQSCITNSTMESEFVALAAASKEAE, encoded by the coding sequence ATGACTCAAAGTCATTATATTGAGAAAATTCTCAAGCGGTTTAATTTTACCGAGTGTTCTCCTGTGAGTACTCCTATGGACCCAGGTGTGAAATTAATGCCAAATAATGGTATTCCCATTTCACAATTGGAATACTCTAAGGCTATTGGTAGCTTGATGTATGCCATGACAAGTACCAAACCTGATATTGCGTTTGTTGTGGGTAAGTTCAGCAGGTACACTAGCAATCCTAGTGCTCAACATTGGCAAGCAGTGAATACAGTGTTTAAGTATCTCAAGGGAACCATGAATTATGGTTTGTGTTACTTGGGGAGTCCTTCGGTTTTAGAAGGTAATTCAGATGCAAGTTGGATTACTAACATGGAGGACCATTCCTCAACTTCTGGTTGGGTATTCTTGCTTGGGGGAGGTGCCATTTCTTGGGCTTCCAAGAAGCAATCTTGCATTACAAACTCGACAATGGAATCTGAGTTTGTTGCATTAGCAGCTGCTAGTAAAGAAGCAGAGTAG